Proteins encoded by one window of Bactrocera oleae isolate idBacOlea1 chromosome 4, idBacOlea1, whole genome shotgun sequence:
- the LOC138856880 gene encoding uncharacterized protein, whose protein sequence is MSQNINFINKNKKESGPPSKRPEGAGCSQRKAALGTSSTTAKARTGAKLGPGAKANTKGAVAKAGATKTATLEAAHTNPCSQGLAAKQEKVGDAKSEAASSGSAREWPSFRIDDPAKAKYAERRRAAYLLKNVELQPPNNEELTKELRESIDCARAVLPNFKLEAPVVATKRQRSAEEAKPSAKRPKTKGVTPVRSFADVARNRIVIGVLDEGDPEGKIPRAQWKWVQAALTNVALEVLLSNPGPPPSCADAGWYQGQIKMIACEDERSVQLYKAAIAKVGEVYPGAKLVAVDRKDIPSRPRARVWIPATPSQPDQIMQLIRACNPNLPTEGWRFVKAFDDPAAESGVETKRATMQILLLLTKESVEPLAKSGGEINYGFTKVKVMTYKSDADAGENLASESECEVEEDPVESSSDAEITDQGECTSGSELADRLSKLYTESELLSDSHDDAEKTITNASSPN, encoded by the coding sequence atgagccaaaacattaactttataaataaaaacaaaaaggagtccggacctccttcAAAAAGACCGGAGGGAGCGGGTTGCTCCCAGAGAAAAGCAGCGTTAggcacgagctcgacaacagccaaagcgaggacaggagcgaagcttggtcctggagcaaaggcgAATACTAAGGGGGCAGTAGCCAAGGCTGGCgccacaaaaacagcaacgctggaggcagcccataccaaccCCTGTAGCCAAGGCTTGGCAGCTAAGCAGGAGAAGGTGGGAGATGCTAAAAGCGAAGCTGCCAGTAGTGGGTCAGCCAGAGAGTGGCCTTCCTTCAGGATTGATGACCCGGCAAAAgcaaagtatgcagagaggcgacgcgctgcatacctgTTGAAGAATGTGGAGCTGCAACCACCAAAcaatgaggagctcacaaaggagctccgagaatccattgattgcgcgagagctgtcctacctaacttcaaactagaagcgccggtagtggcaacaaaaagacaaaggtccgctgaagaggctaagccgtcagctaagagaccgaaaactaagggcgtgacgcccgtaagatcttttgctgatgtggcccgaaaccgcattgtcattggtgtactggatgagggtgatcccgaaggaaaaatccccagagcccaatggaaatgggtgcaagccgcactgacgaatgtggctttggaagtgctacttagcaatccaggtccacccccgtcatgtgcggatgccggatggtatcaagggcaaataaagatgatagcgtgtgaagacgagagatcggtccagctatataaagcagcaatagctaaggtgggagaggtctaccccggagccaaattggtggcggtagacaggaaagatatcccatcccgaccgagagcaagggtatggatcccggctacaccatcgcagccggaccaaataatgcagctcataagagcctgcaacccaaatctgccaacggagggatggagattcgtcaaggcctttgaCGACCCTGCAGCAGAATCTGGAGTGGAGACGAAgcgagccacaatgcagattctgctgcttctaacaaaagaatccgtagaaccgctagcgaaaagtggcggagagatcaactacggattcacaaaagtaaaggtcatgacctacaaatcagacgccgatgcaggagaaaacttggcatcggaatcggagtgcgaagtcgaggaagatccagtggagtcctcgagcgacgcagagatcacggatcaaggtgagtgtacttcggggtctgaacttgcggacagactctctaaactctacactgagagtgagcttttaagcgactctcatgatgatgcagagaagaccataactaatgcgtcttctccaaattaa